A window of Fusarium musae strain F31 chromosome 1, whole genome shotgun sequence genomic DNA:
GCCCGGGCTGCAGTGACTATAGCAGATCTTGCGTAGAGAAACTCGGTCAGAGATGGGGTCCTTGTCAGCGAGAGATCAAGGGCGAAATCCTCGGCTGCGAAGATGAAGCCACTCAGGTAGGGAGATGCCTTTGATATCTGAGCCAAGTCCATGATGGAACGAGCTGACTCGATAAGAGCTATTATCTTAATTGGGTTATCTGCCTCAGATGTGTGGCGTTCTGGAGCGACATGTCGGAGAACATCAGTAACAAATGTCAGGTCAGCCGCAGAATTGACCTTGGGAACCACGATAGCGTCAACACGAGACAGTGGCGCGATGGTGGTCAAGTCTGAGAGAGCAAAAGGGGTGGATACAGCGTTGATGCGAACAGCCAGCTCAGAAATGCCAGAAGGCCGAGCTTTGAGGGAGGAGATGTGCTCGCGCAGTTGATTGCGGGCTGTATCTTTGAGAGAGGGTGTAACTGAGTCTTCCAAGTCATAAGTTACGTTGTCTGATTTGAGACCGAGAGACTTGGCGAGCATCTTTTGCGATGAGCCTGGCACTgagggggggaggggggagtCAGTCTCGCTCGGCATTCAATCAAGAGTGAGGAGTCCTGCTTTACCATAGAGCAAAGAGCGGCGGATAACGGATGGAGACCGGGCAGCCATTTCGTGGGTCTTTATGAATTACCAGATACGAGCACAAATATTTGTCAATTGCTCATATGAGCTGCGCTTGTAGATGATGGTTATATCCTGAAAGACCAAGGTGCGTTGGGCTATCACGGCTTATACGCCGACTGGAGAGAGTACCTAGGTCGGGGCCCCACCCACAGCAGCTCAAGATCATGACGTCCTATCATATAAGACAGAATCTGCCATTTCCTACCGCCTGCCTAAACCAATGACAGGGGTTTTGGCTGTCGCGGATCATGCTCCATCCCTTGCGCGGCTTGATAGAAGGCCAGCCTACACAGTAATTCTGAGAGTGACAGGTAGCTTCAAAGCTCCACGTTTTGTTAGTACATATTGTCGCCTACAAACCCCTTTGCCAACTACGACGCTCCTTCTCGACGAATCGAATCGAACACGGACAGTTTCCGAACGgaatatatacctagatacTACGAGCTACCTATTCTTCATTACGTCGACTTGTTAGCTATCATGGATGCCACGCAACCACAGCCCGCGCCGGGCAGTCTTAGCTGGCGTCTCAGCGCGCATCCTATTACGCTGCTCACGTTTCTTGGATTCCGGATATGTGCGCCTCTCACGGCATTCCTTCTGAGCGCAATTGCTAATGCCCTGCAGCAAGTGTCCTGATCTACTTTCTCGGTCTGTGGATCATAAAAAGCATGTGCGTATCGTCCCTCAGGCCTCTTCAGCCGCGCAGAGCACTAATCTTCCTGGTAggatcatgatcttcatcattacgattctcctcctcgccgccGACTTCTACTACATCAAGAACATTGCCGGTCGTCGACTTGTAGGTCTGCGATGGTGGAATGAGGTCGATCCCCAAACGGGAGAGTCGCAGTGGGTATTTGAGAGCAGCGAGCCAGGTACCAAGACTGTCAACCCGACTGATAGCCGCTTTTTCTGGCTTGCTCTGTATATCCAACCTATGTTGTGGGTTCTCATGGCTattcttgctcttgtgcGACTGCAGTTCTTGTGGTTGCCCCTCGTTGGTACGTTTGATAGAATACCCCTCGAGTCTGGTTCAAATACAAAGAGCACACTTTGTATCTATGCCAGATTCAATGCATGCCACTAACACTTGGTTACTAGTTATTGCTCTTGTCCTCACCATCATGAACACTCTAGCCTTCTCGCGATGTGACAAGTTCAGCAACGCTTCCAGCATCGCTGGAAGCGCTTTTGGAACTGGCAATCTGGCCGGAAGCCTCGCAAGCAACATGGTCA
This region includes:
- the TVP23 gene encoding Golgi apparatus membrane protein tvp23 (EggNog:ENOG41) translates to MPCSKCPDLLSRSVDHKKHVRIVPQASSAAQSTNLPGRIMIFIITILLLAADFYYIKNIAGRRLVGLRWWNEVDPQTGESQWVFESSEPGTKTVNPTDSRFFWLALYIQPMLWVLMAILALVRLQFLWLPLVVIALVLTIMNTLAFSRCDKFSNASSIAGSAFGTGNLAGSLASNMVSNWFSRS